A stretch of Carya illinoinensis cultivar Pawnee chromosome 14, C.illinoinensisPawnee_v1, whole genome shotgun sequence DNA encodes these proteins:
- the LOC122294414 gene encoding disease resistance protein TAO1-like isoform X12: MATQRPSSSTNSENTKKRKRDNSSCSEENETSSLPSSSTARWKHDVFLSFCGEDTRRSFTDHLYSYLKGKGILVFRDDESLERGTYISQELMQAIQESRYAIVIFSKNYAFSKWCLRELAEIVEWEEKKNLTIIPIFYHVDPSHVRKQRGTFAEAFAAHEKDPMVDIEESNTWRNAFTKVGYIKGEHINGDRYESTIIQQISEMILYNYTMPNILIHENQKIVGIDSRVGEILTLLHMESNDVRFLGIHGMGGVGKTTLAEIIYYRFYCQFKGSGFISCTRERSTTAPDLASLQKKLLSKIMQQEIHVWDHRDGLMLMSTRLRNKKVLIILDDVDCEKQLTALAGDHNWFGPGSRVIMTCRDSHLLERNKVNRYKVEPLHTTDALELFSLSAFDETHPPEDYKDLSMDFVNYAGGLPLALKVLGCFLFGRTIDFWKGARDNLKANPKPEIFDILKISFDGLEEPQKILFLDLACFSDRWIDFKKIYSADVIQVLIDKSLVSKDDVYFKERLTMHDLLKEMGRQIVRRECRQEPGRRSRLFHREDVVHVLNNDTGTDAIEGMALSCDSILGTNRTDITNAEAFSKMINLRLLYICAFGYIKGSGNPLEYMPSDKLQFLKWYGYPLKSWPRSFQPKNLIVLNMSDSCIEQLWTGSLVLPNLKELDLSSCVNLIEIPDLSGAPNLEIIKFVYCRSLCKVHPSIKVLKQLQESRMSHTRIKQLWKGLVVLPNLKELDLNSCENLIEIPDLSGAPNLEKINFSYCRSLCKQLWKGLVVLPNLKELDLNSCENLIEIPDLSEAPNLEKINFSGCRSLCKVHPSIKVLKQLQELRMSHTRIKQLWKGLVVLPNLKELDLNSCENLIEIPDLSGAPNLEKINFSGCISLCKQLWKGLVVLPNLKELNLNFCENLIEIPYLSGAPNLEKIEFSDCRSLCKQLWKGLDNLKELDLNSCENLIEISDLSEAPNLEIIDFSYCRNLCKVHPSIKVLKQLQELIMSHTRIKQLWKGLVGLDNLKKLDLRFSKNLIEIPNLSGAPNIEEIDFSYCRSLCKVHPSIKVLKQLQKLRMSGTRIKQLWKGLVVLPNLKELDLRFSKNLIKIPNLSGAPNLEKIDFSGCRSLCKFYPSIKVLQRQQELRMSGTRIKQLWKGLVGLDNLKYLNLSGCKNLIEIPYLSGAPNLEIINFSDCRSLCKVHPSIKKLKRLEELNMSGTRIKQLWKGSMVLPNLKVLDLSYCENLIEIPNLSGVPNLMKINFLGCRSLCKFCPSIKVPERLKILGLNKCLTRLLILDKFCLPSSFMSFSGLRELYLGGCNNISIFPSVICSLASLESLHLVGWSRLEKFPDLSRLECLKEFEAYGTAITQMPPVNLIPKNIRSLKIQRRKRMPRKSRDHLAMFINDCFLPKQSSYPTNHDIGSPVEYDMEEMQIYFGIAPFIEGWSLGSRIPEWVHNKSIGSSLQIELDGNTTSVIDCAIFIVFDCHQFHSPEATSIPRLFKETSHVTCSFCCERDDGSLEHFDSGFSLSLVEPSVCWAYARTPLKSNSSDNQSFIKISIKEISSQTPVEVKEWGLHLVCPDDTGLGLGSDLDFYRQFYSAWKCGMTRNED; this comes from the exons ATGGCCACTCAAAGACCCTCTTCATCTACTAATTCCGAGAatactaagaaaagaaaaagagacaaTTCATCTTGTTCGGAAGAAAATGAAACCTCTTCCTTACCTTCTTCCTCGACGGCTCGATGGAAACATGATGTTTTCCTTAGTTTCTGTGGCGAAGACACTCGCAGAAGTTTTACGGATCATCTATATTCCTATTTAAAAGGGAAAGGTATTCTCGTCTTTAGGGATGACGAATCACTCGAGCGAGGAACATACATTTCTCAAGAGCTTATGCAAGCAATTCAAGAATCCCGATACGCCattgtcattttttcaaaaaattatgctttttcGAAATGGTGCCTCAGGGAACTTGCCGAGATCGTTGAATGGGAGGAAAAGAAGAATCTCACAATTATTCCTATTTTCTACCATGTGGATCCTTCCCATGTAAGAAAACAAAGAGGGACTTTTGCAGAAGCTTTCGCCGCACATGAAAAAGATCCCATGGTAGACATCGAAGAGAGTAATACTTGGAGAAATGCTTTCACAAAAGTCGGTTATATTAAGGGAGAGCACATAAATGGGGACAG GTACGAGTCAACAATTATACAACAAATCAGTGAAATGATACTCTACAATTATACAATGCCAAATATTCTAATTCATGAAAACCAGAAAATTGTTGGAATAGACTCCCGTGTAGGGGAAATTTTGACCTTATTGCATATGGAATCGAATGACGTTCGCTTCTTAGGAATTCATGGGATGGGTGGCGTTGGTAAAACAACGCTGGcggaaataatttattatagatTTTATTGTCAATTCAAAGGAAGCGGCTTTATTTCTTGTACTAGAGAAAGATCTACTACTGCTCCTGATCTAGCttctttacaaaaaaaactTCTTTCTAAGATCATGCAACAAGAAATACATGTATGGGATCATCGCGATGGACTCATGTTGATGAGCACCAGGTTGCGGAATAAAAAGGTTCTTATcattcttgatgatgtggattGTGAAAAGCAACTGACGGCATTAGCAGGGGATCATAATTGGTTTGGTCCAGGGAGTAGGGTAATTATGACATGCAGAGATAGTCATCTGTTGGAAAGAAATAAAGTGAATAGATATAAGGTTGAGCCGCTTCATACCACCGATGCTTTGGAGCTCTTTAGTTTGTCAGCCTTCGACGAAACCCATCCTCCAGAGGATTACAAGGATCTATCTATGGATTTTGTGAATTATGCTGGAGGCCTTCCTTTAGCTCTTAAAGTTTTGGGTTGCTTCTTATTTGGGAGAACAATAGATTTCTGGAAAGGTGCTAGGGATAACTTGAAAGCGAATCCTAAACCTGAAATTTTTGATATTcttaaaataagttttgatGGGCTGGAGGAACCgcagaaaatattgtttttggatcTGGCATGTTTTTCTGATCGATGGatagattttaagaaaatatattcgGCCGACGTCATTCAGGTTCTCATCGATAAGTCACTCGTAAGCAAAGATGACGTATACTTTAAAGAAAGGTTGACCATGCATGATTTGCTAAAAGAAATGGGTCGGCAAATAGTTCGCCGCGAATGTCGTCAAGAACCTGGACGACGTAGTAGGCTGTTTCATCGTGAAGATGTCGTTCACGTACTGAATAATGATACT GGAACTGATGCAATTGAAGGCATGGCCCTCAGTTGTGATAGTATTCTTGGAACAAATCGTACCGATATAACTAATGCCGAAGCATTCTCAAAGATGATAAATTTGAGATTACTTTATATCTGTGCTTTTGGATATATAAAAGGGTCTGGAAATCCTTTAGAATACATGCCAAGCGATAAGTTGCAGTTCCTAAAATGGTATGGATATCCTTTGAAATCCTGGCCGCGGAGTTTCCAACCAAAAAATCttattgtattaaatatgtCTGATAGCTGCATCGAACAACTATGGACGGGGTCGTTG GTTTTACCCAATTTGAAGGAATTAGATCTGAGTTCTTGTGTGAACTTGATTGAAATACCAGATTTGAGTGGAGCTCCAAATctcgagataataaaatttgtatattGTAGAAGCTTGTGTAAGGTCCACCCATCCATCAAAGTGCTCAAACAACTACAAGAATCAAGAATGTCTcacacccgaatcaaacaactaTGGAAGGGGTTGGTT GTTTTACCCAATTTGAAGGAATTAGATCTGAATTCTTGTGAGAACTTGATTGAAATACCAGATTTGAGTGGAGCTCCAAATCtcgagaaaataaatttttcatattgtAGAAGCTTGTGTAAACAACTATGGAAGGGGTTGGTG GTTTTACCCAATTTGAAGGAATTAGATCTGAATTCTTGTGAGAACTTGATTGAAATACCAGATTTGAGTGAAGCCCCAAATCtcgagaaaataaatttttcaggTTGTAGAAGCTTGTGTAAGGTCCACCCATCCATCAAAGTGCTCAAACAACTACAAGAATTAAGAATGTCTcacacccgaatcaaacaactaTGGAAGGGGTTGGTG GTTTTACCCAATTTGAAGGAATTAGATCTGAATTCTTGTGAGAACTTGATTGAAATACCAGATTTGAGTGGAGCTCCAAATCtcgagaaaataaatttttcaggTTGTATAAGCTTGTGTAAACAACTATGGAAGGGGTTGGTG GTTTTACCCAATTTGAAGGAATTAAATCTGAATTTTTGTGAGAACTTGATTGAAATACCATATTTGAGTGGAGCTCCAAATCTCGAGAAAATAGAGTTTTCAGATTGTAGAAGCTTGTGTAAACAACTATGGAAG GGTTTAGACAATTTGAAGGAATTAGATCTGAATTCTTGTGAGAACTTGATTGAAATATCAGATTTGAGTGAAGCTCCAAATCTCGAGATAATAGACTTTTCATATTGTAGAAACTTGTGTAAGGTCCACCCATCCATCAAAGTGCTCAAACAACTACAAGAATTAATAATGTCTcacacccgaatcaaacaactaTGGAAGGGGTTGGTG GGTTTAGacaatttgaagaaattagattTGAGGTTTTCTAAGAACTTGATTGAAATACCAAATTTGAGTGGAGCCCCAAATATTGAGGAAATAGACTTTTCATATTGTAGAAGCTTGTGTAAGGTCCACCCATCCATCAAAGTGCTCAaacaactacaaaaattaagaatgtctggcacccgaatcaaacaactaTGGAAGGGGTTGGTG GTTTTACCCAATTTGAAGGAATTAGATCTGAGGTTTTCTAAGAACTTGATTAAAATACCAAATTTGAGTGGAGCCCCAAATCTCGAGAAAATAGATTTTTCAGGTTGTAGAAGCTTGTGTAAGTTCTACCCATCCATCAAAGTGCTCCAACGACAACAAGAATTAAGAATGTCtggcacccgaatcaaacaactaTGGAAGGGGTTGGTG GGTTTAGACAATTTGAAGTACTTAAATCTGAGTGGCTGTAAGAACTTGATTGAAATACCATATTTGAGTGGAGCCCCAAATCTTGAGATAATAAACTTTTCAGATTGTAGAAGCTTGTGTAAGGTCCACCCATCCATCAAAAAGCTCAAACGACTAGAAGAATTAAATATGTCtggcacccgaatcaaacaactaTGGAAGGGATCGATG GTTTTACCCAATTTGAAGGTATTAGATCTGAGTTATTGTGAGAACTTGATTGAAATACCAAATTTGAGTGGAGTCCCAAAtctcatgaaaataaattttttaggttGTAGAAGCTTGTGTAAGTTCTGCCCATCCATCAAAGTGCCCGAACGACTAAAAATTTTGGGTTTAAACAAATGTCTTACAAGACTACTAATTCTAGACAAGTTCTGCTTACCATCATCGTTTATGAGTTTCTCAGGCCTTCGCGAATTATATTTAGGAGGTTGCaataacatttcaatttttccGAGTGTTATTTGTAGTTTGGCATCTCTTGAAAGTCTCCATTTGGTTGGTTGGTCAAGACTAGAAAAATTTCCAGACCTGAGTAGGTTGGAATGCTTAAAGGAATTTGAGGCATACGGAACTGCTATAACACAAATGCCACCTGTCAATCTAATCCCCAAGAACATCCGTTCCTTAAAGATCCAAAGACGAAAGAGGATGCCACGTAAATCAAGAGATCATTTAGCCATGTTCATTAATGACTGTTTTTTGCCGAAACAAAGCTCATATCCCACCAATCATGATATTGGATCACCTGTGGAATATGACATGGAAGAAATGCAAATTTATTTCGGCATTGCG CCGTTTATAGAAGGGTGGTCGTTGGGATCTAGAATCCCGGAGTGGGTCCACAATAAAAGTATTGGCTCCTCTTTACAGATAGAGTTGGATGGTAATACGACGTCGGTGATAGATTGTGCCATCTTTATAGTTTTTGATTGTCATCAATTCCATTCCCCTGAAGCTACTTCAATTCCTCGGCTATTCAAGGAAACTTCACATGTGACTTGTAGCTTTTGTTGTGAGAGAGATGATGGTTCTTTAGAACATTTTGATTCCGGATTCAGTCTCTCTCTCGTTGAGCCAAGTGTATGCTGGGCATATGCACGTACTCCTCTGAAATCGAATAGTTCGGATAATCAGAGCTTCATTAAGATTTCAATTAAAGAGATTTCTTCTCAAACTCCTGTAGAAGTGAAAGAATGGGGGTTACATTTAGTATGTCCGGACGATACTGGTCTTGGTTTGGGATCAGATTTAGATTTCTATCGTCAATTTTATTCAGCATGGAAATGCGGTATGACGAGAAATGAAGATTAG
- the LOC122294414 gene encoding disease resistance protein TAO1-like isoform X11, translated as MATQRPSSSTNSENTKKRKRDNSSCSEENETSSLPSSSTARWKHDVFLSFCGEDTRRSFTDHLYSYLKGKGILVFRDDESLERGTYISQELMQAIQESRYAIVIFSKNYAFSKWCLRELAEIVEWEEKKNLTIIPIFYHVDPSHVRKQRGTFAEAFAAHEKDPMVDIEESNTWRNAFTKVGYIKGEHINGDRYESTIIQQISEMILYNYTMPNILIHENQKIVGIDSRVGEILTLLHMESNDVRFLGIHGMGGVGKTTLAEIIYYRFYCQFKGSGFISCTRERSTTAPDLASLQKKLLSKIMQQEIHVWDHRDGLMLMSTRLRNKKVLIILDDVDCEKQLTALAGDHNWFGPGSRVIMTCRDSHLLERNKVNRYKVEPLHTTDALELFSLSAFDETHPPEDYKDLSMDFVNYAGGLPLALKVLGCFLFGRTIDFWKGARDNLKANPKPEIFDILKISFDGLEEPQKILFLDLACFSDRWIDFKKIYSADVIQVLIDKSLVSKDDVYFKERLTMHDLLKEMGRQIVRRECRQEPGRRSRLFHREDVVHVLNNDTGTDAIEGMALSCDSILGTNRTDITNAEAFSKMINLRLLYICAFGYIKGSGNPLEYMPSDKLQFLKWYGYPLKSWPRSFQPKNLIVLNMSDSCIEQLWTGSLVLPNLKELDLSSCVNLIEIPDLSGAPNLEIIKFVYCRSLCKVHPSIKVLKQLQESRMSHTRIKQLWKGLVVLPNLKQLYLNFCENLIEIPDLSGAPNIEEIDFSYCRSLCKVHPSIKVLKQLQKLKMSCTRIKQLWKGLVVLPNLKQLYVDFCENLIEIPDLSGAPNLEIIEFLYCRSLCKVHPSIKVLKQLQELRMSYTQIKQLWKGLVVLPNLKELDLNSCENLIEIPDLSGAPNLEKINFSGCISLCKQLWKGLVVLPNLKELNLNFCENLIEIPYLSGAPNLEKIEFSDCRSLCKQLWKGLDNLKELDLNSCENLIEISDLSEAPNLEIIDFSYCRNLCKVHPSIKVLKQLQELIMSHTRIKQLWKGLVGLDNLKKLDLRFSKNLIEIPNLSGAPNIEEIDFSYCRSLCKVHPSIKVLKQLQKLRMSGTRIKQLWKGLVVLPNLKELDLRFSKNLIKIPNLSGAPNLEKIDFSGCRSLCKFYPSIKVLQRQQELRMSGTRIKQLWKGLVGLDNLKYLNLSGCKNLIEIPYLSGAPNLEIINFSDCRSLCKVHPSIKKLKRLEELNMSGTRIKQLWKGSMVLPNLKVLDLSYCENLIEIPNLSGVPNLMKINFLGCRSLCKFCPSIKVPERLKILGLNKCLTRLLILDKFCLPSSFMSFSGLRELYLGGCNNISIFPSVICSLASLESLHLVGWSRLEKFPDLSRLECLKEFEAYGTAITQMPPVNLIPKNIRSLKIQRRKRMPRKSRDHLAMFINDCFLPKQSSYPTNHDIGSPVEYDMEEMQIYFGIAPFIEGWSLGSRIPEWVHNKSIGSSLQIELDGNTTSVIDCAIFIVFDCHQFHSPEATSIPRLFKETSHVTCSFCCERDDGSLEHFDSGFSLSLVEPSVCWAYARTPLKSNSSDNQSFIKISIKEISSQTPVEVKEWGLHLVCPDDTGLGLGSDLDFYRQFYSAWKCGMTRNED; from the exons ATGGCCACTCAAAGACCCTCTTCATCTACTAATTCCGAGAatactaagaaaagaaaaagagacaaTTCATCTTGTTCGGAAGAAAATGAAACCTCTTCCTTACCTTCTTCCTCGACGGCTCGATGGAAACATGATGTTTTCCTTAGTTTCTGTGGCGAAGACACTCGCAGAAGTTTTACGGATCATCTATATTCCTATTTAAAAGGGAAAGGTATTCTCGTCTTTAGGGATGACGAATCACTCGAGCGAGGAACATACATTTCTCAAGAGCTTATGCAAGCAATTCAAGAATCCCGATACGCCattgtcattttttcaaaaaattatgctttttcGAAATGGTGCCTCAGGGAACTTGCCGAGATCGTTGAATGGGAGGAAAAGAAGAATCTCACAATTATTCCTATTTTCTACCATGTGGATCCTTCCCATGTAAGAAAACAAAGAGGGACTTTTGCAGAAGCTTTCGCCGCACATGAAAAAGATCCCATGGTAGACATCGAAGAGAGTAATACTTGGAGAAATGCTTTCACAAAAGTCGGTTATATTAAGGGAGAGCACATAAATGGGGACAG GTACGAGTCAACAATTATACAACAAATCAGTGAAATGATACTCTACAATTATACAATGCCAAATATTCTAATTCATGAAAACCAGAAAATTGTTGGAATAGACTCCCGTGTAGGGGAAATTTTGACCTTATTGCATATGGAATCGAATGACGTTCGCTTCTTAGGAATTCATGGGATGGGTGGCGTTGGTAAAACAACGCTGGcggaaataatttattatagatTTTATTGTCAATTCAAAGGAAGCGGCTTTATTTCTTGTACTAGAGAAAGATCTACTACTGCTCCTGATCTAGCttctttacaaaaaaaactTCTTTCTAAGATCATGCAACAAGAAATACATGTATGGGATCATCGCGATGGACTCATGTTGATGAGCACCAGGTTGCGGAATAAAAAGGTTCTTATcattcttgatgatgtggattGTGAAAAGCAACTGACGGCATTAGCAGGGGATCATAATTGGTTTGGTCCAGGGAGTAGGGTAATTATGACATGCAGAGATAGTCATCTGTTGGAAAGAAATAAAGTGAATAGATATAAGGTTGAGCCGCTTCATACCACCGATGCTTTGGAGCTCTTTAGTTTGTCAGCCTTCGACGAAACCCATCCTCCAGAGGATTACAAGGATCTATCTATGGATTTTGTGAATTATGCTGGAGGCCTTCCTTTAGCTCTTAAAGTTTTGGGTTGCTTCTTATTTGGGAGAACAATAGATTTCTGGAAAGGTGCTAGGGATAACTTGAAAGCGAATCCTAAACCTGAAATTTTTGATATTcttaaaataagttttgatGGGCTGGAGGAACCgcagaaaatattgtttttggatcTGGCATGTTTTTCTGATCGATGGatagattttaagaaaatatattcgGCCGACGTCATTCAGGTTCTCATCGATAAGTCACTCGTAAGCAAAGATGACGTATACTTTAAAGAAAGGTTGACCATGCATGATTTGCTAAAAGAAATGGGTCGGCAAATAGTTCGCCGCGAATGTCGTCAAGAACCTGGACGACGTAGTAGGCTGTTTCATCGTGAAGATGTCGTTCACGTACTGAATAATGATACT GGAACTGATGCAATTGAAGGCATGGCCCTCAGTTGTGATAGTATTCTTGGAACAAATCGTACCGATATAACTAATGCCGAAGCATTCTCAAAGATGATAAATTTGAGATTACTTTATATCTGTGCTTTTGGATATATAAAAGGGTCTGGAAATCCTTTAGAATACATGCCAAGCGATAAGTTGCAGTTCCTAAAATGGTATGGATATCCTTTGAAATCCTGGCCGCGGAGTTTCCAACCAAAAAATCttattgtattaaatatgtCTGATAGCTGCATCGAACAACTATGGACGGGGTCGTTG GTTTTACCCAATTTGAAGGAATTAGATCTGAGTTCTTGTGTGAACTTGATTGAAATACCAGATTTGAGTGGAGCTCCAAATctcgagataataaaatttgtatattGTAGAAGCTTGTGTAAGGTCCACCCATCCATCAAAGTGCTCAAACAACTACAAGAATCAAGAATGTCTcacacccgaatcaaacaactaTGGAAGGGGTTG GTG GTTTTACCCAATTTGAAGCAATTATATCTGAATTTTTGTGAGAACTTGATTGAAATACCAGATTTGAGTGGAGCCCCAAATATTGAGGAAATAGACTTTTCATATTGTAGAAGCTTGTGTAAGGTCCACCCATCTATCAAAGTGCTCAaacaactacaaaaattaaaaatgtcttgcacccgaatcaaacaactaTGGAAGGGGTTGGTG GTTTTACCCAATTTGAAACAATTATATGTGGATTTTTGTGAGAACTTGATTGAAATACCAGATTTGAGTGGAGCTCCAAATCTCGagataatagaatttttatattgtaGAAGCTTGTGTAAGGTCCACCCATCCATCAAAGTGCTCAAACAACTACAAGAATTAAGAATGTCTTACACCCAAATCAAACAACTATGGAAGGGGTTGGTG GTTTTACCCAATTTGAAGGAATTAGATCTGAATTCTTGTGAGAACTTGATTGAAATACCAGATTTGAGTGGAGCTCCAAATCtcgagaaaataaatttttcaggTTGTATAAGCTTGTGTAAACAACTATGGAAGGGGTTGGTG GTTTTACCCAATTTGAAGGAATTAAATCTGAATTTTTGTGAGAACTTGATTGAAATACCATATTTGAGTGGAGCTCCAAATCTCGAGAAAATAGAGTTTTCAGATTGTAGAAGCTTGTGTAAACAACTATGGAAG GGTTTAGACAATTTGAAGGAATTAGATCTGAATTCTTGTGAGAACTTGATTGAAATATCAGATTTGAGTGAAGCTCCAAATCTCGAGATAATAGACTTTTCATATTGTAGAAACTTGTGTAAGGTCCACCCATCCATCAAAGTGCTCAAACAACTACAAGAATTAATAATGTCTcacacccgaatcaaacaactaTGGAAGGGGTTGGTG GGTTTAGacaatttgaagaaattagattTGAGGTTTTCTAAGAACTTGATTGAAATACCAAATTTGAGTGGAGCCCCAAATATTGAGGAAATAGACTTTTCATATTGTAGAAGCTTGTGTAAGGTCCACCCATCCATCAAAGTGCTCAaacaactacaaaaattaagaatgtctggcacccgaatcaaacaactaTGGAAGGGGTTGGTG GTTTTACCCAATTTGAAGGAATTAGATCTGAGGTTTTCTAAGAACTTGATTAAAATACCAAATTTGAGTGGAGCCCCAAATCTCGAGAAAATAGATTTTTCAGGTTGTAGAAGCTTGTGTAAGTTCTACCCATCCATCAAAGTGCTCCAACGACAACAAGAATTAAGAATGTCtggcacccgaatcaaacaactaTGGAAGGGGTTGGTG GGTTTAGACAATTTGAAGTACTTAAATCTGAGTGGCTGTAAGAACTTGATTGAAATACCATATTTGAGTGGAGCCCCAAATCTTGAGATAATAAACTTTTCAGATTGTAGAAGCTTGTGTAAGGTCCACCCATCCATCAAAAAGCTCAAACGACTAGAAGAATTAAATATGTCtggcacccgaatcaaacaactaTGGAAGGGATCGATG GTTTTACCCAATTTGAAGGTATTAGATCTGAGTTATTGTGAGAACTTGATTGAAATACCAAATTTGAGTGGAGTCCCAAAtctcatgaaaataaattttttaggttGTAGAAGCTTGTGTAAGTTCTGCCCATCCATCAAAGTGCCCGAACGACTAAAAATTTTGGGTTTAAACAAATGTCTTACAAGACTACTAATTCTAGACAAGTTCTGCTTACCATCATCGTTTATGAGTTTCTCAGGCCTTCGCGAATTATATTTAGGAGGTTGCaataacatttcaatttttccGAGTGTTATTTGTAGTTTGGCATCTCTTGAAAGTCTCCATTTGGTTGGTTGGTCAAGACTAGAAAAATTTCCAGACCTGAGTAGGTTGGAATGCTTAAAGGAATTTGAGGCATACGGAACTGCTATAACACAAATGCCACCTGTCAATCTAATCCCCAAGAACATCCGTTCCTTAAAGATCCAAAGACGAAAGAGGATGCCACGTAAATCAAGAGATCATTTAGCCATGTTCATTAATGACTGTTTTTTGCCGAAACAAAGCTCATATCCCACCAATCATGATATTGGATCACCTGTGGAATATGACATGGAAGAAATGCAAATTTATTTCGGCATTGCG CCGTTTATAGAAGGGTGGTCGTTGGGATCTAGAATCCCGGAGTGGGTCCACAATAAAAGTATTGGCTCCTCTTTACAGATAGAGTTGGATGGTAATACGACGTCGGTGATAGATTGTGCCATCTTTATAGTTTTTGATTGTCATCAATTCCATTCCCCTGAAGCTACTTCAATTCCTCGGCTATTCAAGGAAACTTCACATGTGACTTGTAGCTTTTGTTGTGAGAGAGATGATGGTTCTTTAGAACATTTTGATTCCGGATTCAGTCTCTCTCTCGTTGAGCCAAGTGTATGCTGGGCATATGCACGTACTCCTCTGAAATCGAATAGTTCGGATAATCAGAGCTTCATTAAGATTTCAATTAAAGAGATTTCTTCTCAAACTCCTGTAGAAGTGAAAGAATGGGGGTTACATTTAGTATGTCCGGACGATACTGGTCTTGGTTTGGGATCAGATTTAGATTTCTATCGTCAATTTTATTCAGCATGGAAATGCGGTATGACGAGAAATGAAGATTAG